One window of Dermacentor albipictus isolate Rhodes 1998 colony chromosome 9, USDA_Dalb.pri_finalv2, whole genome shotgun sequence genomic DNA carries:
- the LOC139049794 gene encoding histone-lysine N-methyltransferase SETMAR-like, which yields MAERLEQRYCIKFCQNLGDSQVETIRKTKIAFGNGAKSSTQIKEWYNRCKDGRISVESEPRSGRPSSCRNDQVIAEVNAVLKQGCRLTTREIAEEVGIRNFSAHSIMTEDLAMKRVAAKFVPKLLTVKQKQLRVEVSQDMPDSTNSDPDFRNTIFPGDESWVYGYDPETKSQSSQRKHSTSLRPMKAREAGRNVEVMLTVFFDSRVVVHRDYTPEGQTITKEYYRDVLCRLRDAVRRKRPELWSTGNWRIHHDNDSAHSSHLIQTFLAKNQTTVVQRLLTVLIWPPATSSCFPKARGH from the coding sequence atggcggagcgactggagcagcgctactgcatcaaattttgccagaacctgggcgacagccaagtggaaaccattcggaagacTAAGATTGCTTTCGGTAACGGTGCTaagagcagcacacagattaaggagtggtacaaccggtGTAAAGACGGCCGCatatcggtggagagcgagccccgctccggtcggccatcatcatgccgaaatgaccaggtcattgccgaagtgaacgctgTGCTGAAGCAGGGCTGTCGTTTGACTACCCGAGAAATTGCAGAAGAGGTGGGCATCCGCAatttttctgcacattccattatgaccgaagatttggccatgaagagagttgcagcgaaattcgtgccgaagctgctcacggtgaagcaaaagcaacttcgtgttgaagtctcacaggacaTGCCGGATTCCACGAACAGTGACCCCGACTTCAGGAACACCATATTCCCTGGTGACGAGTCTTGGGTGTACGGGTACGATCCGGAAACCAAATCGCAGTCGTCACAgcggaagcattccacgtcactaAGACCAATGAAGGCCCGCGAAGCAGGCAGAAACGTCGAAGTGATGCTGACTGTTTTCTTTGACTCCCGCGTTGTGGTACACCGCGACTACACACCAgagggtcaaacaatcaccaaagagtactacagggatgtcctctgtcgcctacgtgatgctgtgcggcgcaagagaccggagttgtggtcaacaggaaattggcgcatccatcacgacaatgatTCTGCACActcctcgcacttgattcagacttttttggcgaagAACCAGACTACTGTAGTTCAAAGGCTCCTTACTGTCCTGATATGGCCCCCCGCGACTTCTAGCTGTTTCCCAAAAGCAAGAGGCCATTGA
- the LOC139050181 gene encoding protein GVQW3-like: MAERLEQHYCIKFCQKLGDNQVESIRKTKSAFGDGAKSSTQIKEWHNRFKDDRTSVESDPRSCRPSTCQNDHVIAEVNAVVMLDCRLTTREIVEDVGISKFSAHSIMSEDLAMKRVAVKFVPKLLTVKQTQLRVEVSQDMPDSTNSDPDFTNTIFPGDESWV, translated from the coding sequence atggcggagcgactggagcagcactactgcatcaaattttgccagaaactgggcgacaacCAAGTGGAAAGCATTCGGAAGACTAAGAGTGCTTTCGGTGACGGTGCTaagagcagcacacagattaaagAGTGGCACAACCGGTTTAAAGATGAccgcacatcggtggagagcgaccCACGCTCctgtcggccatcaacatgccaaAATGACCACGTGattgccgaagtgaacgctgTAGTGATGCTGGACTGTCGTTTGACTACCCGAGAAATTGTAGAAGACGTGGGCATCAGCaagttttctgcacattccattatgagcgaagatttggccatgaagagagttgcggtgaaattcgtgccgaagctgctcacggtgAAGCAAACGCAACTTCGTGTTGAGGTCTCACAGGACATGccggattccacaaacagtgaccccgacTTCACGAACACCATATTCCCTGGTGACGAGTCTTGGGTGTAA
- the LOC139050013 gene encoding uncharacterized protein, whose protein sequence is MVITQLLPELQEGTNFSGQPPTGLPSAAPSPTSRRHDESSISRRSVDAAEWSIVMRFGVGSDRERVLLSDALSPLSAIASFGARSRSCASQAPQEPLREQREQAPAARDYNSGPATPLQQLLKHCQQEAPVTLEVALRLTCNASS, encoded by the exons GGACCAATTTCAGTGGGCAGCCGCCAACTGGGCTTCCCAGCGCCGCTCCCAGCCCAACCTCACGGCGTCATGACGAGAGCTCGATCAGTCGGAGGAGCGTCGACGCAGCGGAGTG GAGCATCGTGATGCGCTTTGGCGTTGGCTCCGACCGCGAGCGAGTCCTGCTTTCCGACGCGCTGTCGCCATTGTCGGCCATCGCCAGCTTCGGCGCGCGAAGTCGTTCTTGCGCTTCCCAAGCTCCGCAAGAGCCGCTGCGCGAACAG CGTGAACAAGCGCCCGCCGCACGCGACTACAACTCGGGGCCTGCCACTCCGCTCCAGCAGCTCCTCAAGCATTGCCAACAGGAGGCGCCGGTGACGCTCGAGGTCGCGCTGCGGCTCAC GTGCAACGCCTCTTCTTAG